In a single window of the Deferribacterota bacterium genome:
- the ppdK gene encoding pyruvate, phosphate dikinase: protein IEEKKKEKKVKFDTDLNTDDLKYIVEKFKEIVRTKLGKDFPFDPYGQLKLAINAVFDSWYNERAKKYRQINNIPEDWGTAVNIVAMVFGNLGDDSATGVAFTRNPSTGEKEVFGEFLVNAQGEDVVAGIRTPKPISELKVLMPEAYEQLVDICNKLENHYKDMQDIEFTIEKKVLYMLQTRSGKRTARAAVKIAYDMVNEGIINKRDAVMKITPEQVNQLLHPTVDPNAKVKSVAKGLPASPGAAVGKVVFTANDAEKWAEKGEKVILVRTETSPEDIGGMHVAAGVLTSRGGMTSHAAVVARGMGKCCVVGCEGISVNEEDKYMVIGNNKISEGDVLTIDGTTGEVILGEVPLVMPEFSTEFNKILEWADEIRKMGVKANADTPKDASTARKFLAEGIGLCRTEHMFFEGDRIDAVREMMLASNLDDRKKAINKLKPYQKEDFKAIFRVMDGLPVTIRLLDPPLHEFIPRTDGELKKISDITGVSMDNLKTRVEGLKEFNPMLGHRGCRLGITYPELYEMQIRAILEAACECLKEDIKVIPEIMIPIVADYKELKILRELTDKVANEVKEIYHIDIEYKVGTMVELPRAALTADEVAKYADFFSFGTNDLTQTTLGLSRDDAGKFLPTYIEKGIYEKDPFVTIDAKGVGTLIEMGVKKGKEANPKLDTGVCGEHGGDPDSIFFCYKNNLDYVSCSPFRVPVARLSAAQATIVIGDRN from the coding sequence TAAATGCTGTTTTTGATTCGTGGTATAATGAGAGGGCAAAAAAGTATAGACAAATAAATAATATCCCAGAAGATTGGGGTACAGCTGTTAATATTGTAGCTATGGTATTTGGTAATCTAGGTGATGATTCGGCTACAGGTGTTGCTTTTACAAGAAATCCTTCTACAGGAGAAAAAGAGGTATTTGGAGAATTTTTGGTAAATGCTCAGGGAGAGGATGTAGTAGCAGGTATAAGAACGCCAAAGCCAATCAGTGAATTGAAAGTGCTTATGCCAGAAGCTTATGAGCAACTAGTTGACATTTGTAATAAATTAGAAAATCACTATAAAGACATGCAAGATATTGAATTTACAATTGAAAAAAAGGTATTATACATGCTTCAAACGAGATCGGGAAAAAGGACAGCAAGAGCAGCAGTAAAGATAGCCTATGATATGGTTAATGAAGGCATAATCAATAAAAGAGATGCTGTAATGAAGATTACCCCTGAACAGGTTAATCAATTACTACATCCTACAGTTGATCCAAATGCAAAGGTTAAATCAGTTGCTAAGGGTTTGCCTGCTTCACCAGGGGCTGCAGTTGGCAAGGTTGTTTTCACTGCAAATGATGCTGAGAAGTGGGCAGAAAAGGGTGAGAAAGTAATATTAGTTAGGACCGAGACTTCCCCAGAGGATATTGGTGGTATGCATGTTGCTGCTGGAGTGTTAACTTCAAGAGGGGGGATGACCAGTCATGCTGCTGTTGTTGCGCGAGGCATGGGAAAATGTTGTGTTGTAGGTTGTGAGGGTATTAGTGTGAATGAAGAAGACAAGTATATGGTAATTGGTAATAACAAGATAAGTGAAGGTGATGTTTTAACAATAGATGGAACTACAGGAGAGGTAATATTAGGTGAGGTACCACTGGTTATGCCAGAATTTTCTACTGAATTTAATAAAATATTAGAGTGGGCTGACGAGATCAGGAAGATGGGTGTTAAAGCAAATGCTGATACACCAAAAGATGCTTCTACTGCAAGAAAATTTTTAGCTGAGGGGATTGGTTTATGCAGAACAGAACACATGTTTTTTGAAGGAGACAGAATAGATGCTGTTAGAGAGATGATGTTAGCTTCAAATTTAGATGACAGGAAAAAAGCCATTAACAAATTAAAACCCTATCAGAAAGAGGATTTTAAGGCTATTTTTAGAGTAATGGATGGGTTGCCTGTGACAATTAGATTGTTAGATCCACCATTACACGAATTTATTCCACGTACAGATGGAGAACTTAAGAAAATCTCTGATATTACTGGTGTTTCAATGGATAATCTTAAAACCCGTGTTGAAGGATTAAAAGAATTTAACCCCATGTTAGGTCATAGAGGGTGCAGGTTAGGTATTACCTATCCAGAGCTATACGAGATGCAGATTAGGGCGATATTGGAAGCTGCATGCGAATGTTTAAAGGAAGATATAAAGGTAATACCTGAGATCATGATTCCAATTGTTGCTGATTATAAAGAGCTTAAAATATTAAGAGAATTAACTGATAAAGTTGCTAATGAGGTTAAAGAGATATATCACATAGATATAGAGTATAAGGTTGGTACAATGGTTGAATTGCCAAGGGCTGCATTAACAGCAGATGAAGTAGCTAAATATGCTGATTTTTTCTCCTTTGGTACAAACGATTTAACTCAAACAACATTGGGTCTATCAAGGGATGATGCAGGTAAGTTCCTGCCAACCTATATAGAAAAAGGGATATATGAAAAAGATCCCTTTGTAACAATTGATGCCAAAGGCGTTGGGACTTTAATTGAAATGGGTGTAAAAAAAGGCAAAGAGGCCAATCCAAAGCTTGATACAGGGGTTTGTGGTGAACACGGTGGTGATCCTGACTCAATTTTCTTTTGCTATAAAAATAATCTAGATTATGTGAGTTGTTCGCCTTTTAGAGTGCCTGTTGCTAGGCTTTCT